The following proteins are co-located in the Chloroflexota bacterium genome:
- a CDS encoding peptide ABC transporter substrate-binding protein — protein MSRSKVLSMIVMVAFVLSTLGGALSGCAAPPPPTPTPTKAAPPAAPVATPTVAVAATPTPAPPKEELAADQHLRVNIAGEPPTLDPNLSSWDASIAVESLVFEGLLKFDKDLNLVPAVAKEVPTVANGGISPDGKVYTFKLRNDVKWSDGKPVTAKDFVYGTMRLLDPKNAAEYASFYYTIVGAEEYNTALGTKAKPKKPTDEELAKLRAAVGVKALDDYTFQVTLKEPRASFNSLAALWAMYPAREDIISAKGERWTDDPATYIGNGPFKMTEWVHKDHITVVANPNYYGEKPKLQKITLLMVTDINADYAAYLAGEREIARVPLATIPSVQADPKMKDQIRRGPRLATFALQFNNKKPPFDNVKVRQAFSMAVDREAFISKIRRGVGKPAYSWIPPGMPGHQPDLGLQYKLNPQKAKELLKEAGYADPKSLPPVALQYANTGANPIMAEFAQAQFKDNLGVEVKLEPLEPAEFSKRINAMNYQMGFYGWGADYPDPDNWLPELFGTDAGNNHTGYSNPKLDELMKKAITEPDEKKRLQMWAEAQKMVVDDAPVIFFFYDERFIVVKPYVKGLTLTGMDTTALPGNRYMNQVYLLKH, from the coding sequence ATGTCTCGAAGCAAGGTGCTATCCATGATAGTGATGGTAGCATTCGTCTTGAGTACGTTGGGTGGAGCGCTCAGCGGCTGTGCCGCACCGCCTCCGCCGACGCCAACGCCTACTAAAGCGGCCCCACCGGCTGCTCCAGTGGCTACCCCAACGGTGGCCGTGGCAGCCACGCCGACGCCGGCGCCACCTAAGGAGGAATTGGCGGCTGATCAGCATCTGCGTGTGAATATAGCTGGTGAGCCCCCCACGTTGGATCCAAACCTATCGTCCTGGGACGCTTCCATAGCCGTCGAGTCGCTGGTCTTTGAGGGCCTCTTAAAATTCGACAAGGACCTTAACCTTGTCCCTGCCGTAGCCAAAGAGGTACCCACGGTGGCTAATGGGGGAATCTCCCCTGATGGCAAGGTTTATACCTTCAAGCTGCGCAACGATGTGAAGTGGAGCGACGGCAAGCCGGTCACAGCTAAGGACTTCGTCTACGGGACCATGCGTCTGCTTGATCCCAAGAATGCGGCTGAGTATGCCTCCTTTTACTACACGATTGTCGGCGCGGAGGAGTACAACACCGCTCTAGGGACGAAAGCGAAGCCCAAGAAACCGACAGACGAGGAATTAGCCAAGCTAAGAGCGGCTGTAGGAGTGAAGGCACTCGATGATTACACCTTCCAGGTGACCCTAAAGGAGCCACGGGCCAGCTTCAACTCCCTGGCGGCCCTTTGGGCGATGTACCCGGCTCGTGAGGACATCATCAGCGCTAAGGGGGAAAGGTGGACAGACGATCCAGCCACCTATATCGGTAACGGCCCTTTCAAGATGACCGAGTGGGTGCATAAGGATCACATCACCGTGGTGGCCAACCCCAATTACTACGGTGAGAAGCCCAAGCTGCAAAAGATCACTCTTCTGATGGTCACCGACATCAACGCTGACTATGCAGCCTATCTCGCCGGAGAGAGGGAGATCGCCCGTGTGCCGCTAGCGACCATACCCTCTGTGCAAGCTGATCCAAAGATGAAGGACCAGATCAGGCGCGGCCCTAGACTGGCCACTTTTGCTCTCCAGTTCAACAACAAGAAGCCTCCCTTCGATAACGTCAAGGTGCGCCAGGCCTTCTCCATGGCGGTTGATCGCGAGGCGTTCATCAGCAAGATCCGCCGTGGTGTCGGTAAGCCGGCCTACAGCTGGATCCCACCGGGAATGCCCGGCCATCAGCCAGACCTTGGCCTGCAATATAAACTCAATCCTCAGAAGGCTAAAGAGCTGCTGAAGGAGGCCGGCTACGCCGATCCCAAGTCGTTGCCGCCTGTTGCGCTTCAATATGCGAACACGGGTGCCAACCCGATCATGGCCGAGTTCGCTCAGGCACAATTCAAGGATAATTTGGGCGTCGAGGTCAAGTTAGAACCGTTGGAGCCGGCGGAGTTCAGCAAGCGCATCAACGCTATGAACTATCAGATGGGCTTCTATGGCTGGGGCGCCGACTATCCGGATCCAGATAACTGGCTTCCCGAGCTATTCGGCACCGATGCGGGCAACAACCATACCGGCTATAGCAACCCGAAGCTGGATGAGCTGATGAAGAAGGCCATTACCGAGCCGGATGAGAAAAAGCGCTTACAGATGTGGGCTGAGGCCCAAAAGATGGTTGTGGATGATGCCCCAGTGATCTTCTTCTTCTACGATGAGCGGTTCATTGTAGTGAAGCCGTACGTTAAGGGGCTGACGTTGACTGGGATGGATACGACTGCCCTCCCCGGCAATCGCTACATGAACCAGGTGTATCTCCTGAAGCACTGA
- the gcvPB gene encoding aminomethyl-transferring glycine dehydrogenase subunit GcvPB, with the protein MAEPLIFELSRAGRTSFSLPEVDVPEVPLAELLPKNSLRAELELPEISEVDLVRHFTRLSQLNHAVDTGFYPLGSCTMKYNPKIAEDVARLDGFTQIHPYEPEEVVQGALQLIYELQELLAEISGMDAVSLQPAAGAHGELTGMLIIRAYHQARGDRKRCRVLVPDSAHGTNPATAAMCGYEVAPVPSDGRGGVDLGALRSLAGSDLAALMLTIPNTLGLFDENILLITDIVHEAGGLVYCDGANMNAMLGRAKFGAMGCDVMHFNLHKTFGTPHGGGGPGSGPIAVKGTLASFLPVPIISRRPRGTTEDDWEYYLDYDRPLSIGKVKSFYGNFGVMVKAYTYIRLLGAEGLCQVSGDAVLNANYLMHKLKGAYDLPYDRRCMHEFVLSARRQKTQHGVRALDIAKRLMDYGYHPPTIYFPLIVEEALMIEPTETESQETLDAFATAMLEIAAESGRDPQSVQMAPHKTRFTRFDEVAAARKPDLRWRPDC; encoded by the coding sequence ATGGCTGAGCCGTTAATCTTTGAATTAAGTCGTGCAGGGCGCACGTCCTTCTCTCTGCCAGAGGTGGATGTGCCTGAAGTGCCTCTCGCAGAGCTTCTACCGAAGAATAGTCTCCGTGCGGAATTAGAGCTGCCGGAGATTTCCGAGGTAGATCTCGTTCGGCACTTCACGCGCTTATCCCAGCTGAATCACGCTGTCGATACCGGTTTCTACCCCCTGGGCTCTTGCACTATGAAGTATAATCCTAAGATTGCTGAGGATGTGGCCCGTCTGGATGGCTTTACCCAGATCCATCCCTATGAGCCAGAGGAGGTAGTGCAGGGTGCCTTGCAGCTGATATATGAACTACAGGAATTACTGGCAGAGATCAGCGGTATGGATGCAGTTAGCCTCCAACCCGCGGCTGGCGCTCATGGTGAGTTGACCGGTATGCTAATCATACGGGCCTATCATCAGGCGCGGGGTGATAGGAAACGGTGCAGGGTGCTGGTTCCGGATTCGGCCCACGGCACTAACCCGGCAACGGCGGCGATGTGTGGCTATGAGGTGGCACCAGTTCCGTCGGATGGACGTGGTGGGGTTGATCTGGGGGCATTGAGATCTTTAGCCGGTTCTGATTTAGCGGCCTTGATGCTGACAATTCCCAATACCCTTGGTCTGTTTGATGAGAATATTTTGCTGATCACCGATATAGTTCACGAAGCAGGTGGTTTGGTTTATTGCGATGGGGCCAACATGAACGCTATGCTGGGTCGAGCCAAGTTTGGTGCTATGGGTTGCGACGTGATGCATTTTAACTTACATAAGACCTTCGGCACACCCCACGGTGGGGGTGGCCCCGGATCCGGTCCTATCGCCGTAAAGGGGACACTGGCTTCCTTCCTACCGGTTCCCATCATCTCCAGACGCCCGCGAGGTACCACCGAGGATGATTGGGAATATTATCTCGACTATGATCGTCCATTGAGCATCGGCAAAGTAAAATCGTTTTACGGTAATTTCGGTGTGATGGTCAAAGCTTATACTTATATCCGTTTGCTTGGGGCGGAGGGATTATGTCAGGTCAGCGGTGACGCCGTGCTGAACGCCAACTATTTGATGCATAAATTGAAGGGGGCCTATGATCTCCCTTATGATCGGAGGTGTATGCACGAATTTGTCTTGTCGGCAAGGAGACAAAAGACGCAACACGGGGTGCGCGCACTCGATATAGCCAAGCGGCTGATGGATTATGGCTATCACCCCCCAACTATTTATTTCCCTTTGATCGTAGAAGAGGCTCTCATGATTGAGCCCACAGAGACAGAAAGCCAGGAAACGCTAGATGCCTTCGCCACGGCGATGCTGGAAATCGCTGCTGAAAGTGGACGGGATCCCCAATCGGTACAAATGGCACCGCATAAGACCAGATTTACCCGTTTCGATGAGGTGGCGGCCGCTCGGAAGCCCGATCTTCGCTGGCGCCCTGATTGTTGA
- the gcvPA gene encoding aminomethyl-transferring glycine dehydrogenase subunit GcvPA gives MGYTVNTDAGRQAMLEVIGSTTIDDLFDDIPEVLHNPPLHLPSPLAEMQVKRLLREIAERSWDLEHYPSFLGAGAYRHFTPSVVEHILARGEFYTAYTPYQPEISQGTLQAIYEYQTLICQLTGMDVANASHYDGATALAEAAIMACKVTGRSKVVVAPGVHPEYQTVLRTYTAGLPLEVIGIKPVREDGLSIALDPAVISDLIDTQVACLVVQQPNFFGYLEEVSGLSELIHAAGGLFVVCVDPISLGLLVPPAAYGADIVVAEGQPLGMSLSFGGPYLGIFACRERFLRQMPGRIVGQAIDAKGQRGFVLTVQTREQHIRREKATSNICSNEALCALAATVYLSALGKAGLRLVAELCLQKAHYAARQIAQISGFTLPVSAPFFKEFVVKCPVPAGEVNQRLLARRIIGGHVLGRSYPELSDYWLMCVTETNTREEIDTLVAVLRDEFGR, from the coding sequence ATGGGCTATACGGTTAATACGGATGCGGGAAGACAAGCAATGCTGGAGGTCATCGGGTCCACGACTATCGATGATCTCTTCGACGATATTCCTGAGGTCCTGCACAATCCACCATTACACCTACCATCCCCTCTAGCAGAAATGCAGGTTAAGCGACTGTTGCGAGAGATAGCAGAGCGAAGCTGGGATTTGGAGCATTATCCCTCATTTCTGGGAGCAGGCGCCTATCGGCATTTCACCCCCAGCGTAGTGGAGCATATCCTGGCACGGGGGGAATTCTACACGGCCTACACGCCATACCAACCGGAGATCAGCCAGGGAACGTTACAAGCCATCTACGAGTATCAAACATTGATCTGTCAACTTACTGGTATGGATGTGGCTAACGCTTCCCACTACGATGGGGCTACTGCCTTGGCAGAAGCCGCTATCATGGCCTGTAAGGTTACAGGGAGGTCGAAGGTGGTGGTGGCACCAGGGGTACATCCCGAGTACCAAACCGTTCTACGAACCTATACTGCTGGATTGCCCCTGGAAGTGATTGGTATCAAACCGGTTAGGGAAGATGGCTTATCAATTGCTCTAGATCCAGCGGTGATAAGCGACCTGATTGATACTCAGGTAGCCTGTTTGGTAGTACAACAACCGAACTTCTTCGGCTATCTGGAGGAGGTATCTGGGCTAAGCGAGCTCATCCATGCCGCTGGGGGACTGTTTGTCGTCTGTGTTGATCCCATCTCTCTAGGTTTATTGGTCCCACCAGCGGCCTACGGGGCTGATATCGTTGTGGCTGAGGGACAGCCCTTGGGCATGTCGCTGAGTTTTGGTGGGCCGTACCTGGGAATCTTTGCCTGTCGGGAGAGGTTCCTCCGCCAAATGCCTGGGCGAATAGTGGGGCAGGCGATTGATGCCAAAGGGCAACGGGGGTTTGTGTTGACTGTACAAACGCGGGAGCAACATATCCGACGGGAGAAAGCGACCTCCAATATCTGTTCCAATGAGGCTCTCTGTGCTTTGGCTGCAACGGTGTATCTCTCGGCCTTGGGTAAGGCAGGACTACGTCTGGTGGCTGAGCTTTGTTTGCAGAAGGCTCATTATGCGGCCAGGCAAATCGCCCAAATCAGCGGTTTCACCCTGCCGGTCTCGGCTCCCTTCTTCAAGGAGTTCGTTGTGAAGTGCCCTGTCCCGGCTGGTGAGGTGAACCAACGGCTACTGGCGAGAAGAATCATCGGTGGCCATGTGCTTGGTCGATCTTATCCAGAGCTGAGCGATTATTGGCTGATGTGTGTTACAGAGACAAACACCCGAGAAGAGATCGATACACTCGTCGCTGTTCTCAGAGACGAATTCGGGAGGTGA
- the rodA gene encoding rod shape-determining protein RodA — MNTKAWRNFDFLLFLLTWLLIGYGLAMIFSATLPNSELVYRQAVYALLGLVLMLVITSIDYHILGNLALAGYLLAIVLLTVVLASGHIFYGSQRWLNIGLFPLQPSEPAKILLIIALAKFFADHEEEILRFRYVLLSLVLVVIPVSLTLAQPDLGTSIIFLAIWVGMAMMAGVRLKHWVILGLSVLLTAPLGWLMMHDYMRTRLLVFVNPYSDPLGAGYSIIQALTAVGSGGFLGRGFTSGTQSQLHFLRVQYSDFIFSVLAEELGFIGALVLFGLFLALLWRGVRAAALSRENFGRLIATGIVAMLLFQILVNVGMNMGLMPVTGVPLPFISYGGSSLITVMTGIGLLESIVMRHKKIEF, encoded by the coding sequence TTGAACACGAAGGCTTGGCGGAACTTCGATTTCTTACTTTTCCTCCTGACTTGGTTACTCATTGGCTACGGCCTGGCTATGATTTTCAGCGCCACGCTACCTAACAGTGAGTTGGTCTACCGTCAAGCCGTTTATGCCTTGCTGGGGCTCGTGTTGATGCTTGTAATTACGAGCATCGATTATCATATCCTGGGCAATCTGGCTCTTGCTGGTTATCTACTGGCTATCGTGCTTTTGACTGTTGTGTTAGCTAGTGGTCACATTTTCTATGGATCCCAACGTTGGCTAAACATTGGTTTATTTCCACTGCAGCCATCGGAACCGGCTAAAATATTACTCATCATTGCCTTGGCCAAATTCTTTGCTGACCATGAAGAAGAGATATTGCGCTTTCGCTATGTTTTACTTTCCCTAGTTCTGGTGGTCATACCGGTGTCTTTGACCTTAGCTCAACCAGATTTGGGCACGTCGATCATCTTTTTGGCTATCTGGGTGGGTATGGCGATGATGGCTGGGGTGCGATTAAAGCATTGGGTTATCTTAGGACTGAGTGTCTTATTGACAGCCCCGCTTGGCTGGTTGATGATGCACGACTATATGAGAACAAGGCTGCTAGTCTTTGTGAATCCTTATAGCGATCCTCTAGGAGCAGGTTACAGCATCATTCAGGCGTTGACCGCTGTAGGATCTGGCGGATTCTTGGGACGTGGGTTCACCAGTGGTACCCAAAGTCAGTTGCATTTCCTTCGAGTGCAGTATAGCGACTTCATCTTTTCGGTGTTGGCTGAAGAGCTGGGCTTCATCGGGGCTTTGGTGTTGTTTGGGCTTTTTCTGGCCCTTCTTTGGCGCGGTGTCAGAGCAGCTGCCCTATCGCGCGAGAATTTTGGTCGCTTGATCGCTACTGGTATTGTAGCGATGCTGTTGTTCCAGATATTGGTGAATGTTGGTATGAATATGGGACTTATGCCTGTTACAGGAGTGCCATTGCCCTTCATTAGTTATGGTGGAAGTTCTTTAATAACTGTTATGACCGGTATCGGTCTATTGGAAAGCATAGTAATGCGACATAAGAAGATCGAGTTCTGA
- the mrdA gene encoding penicillin-binding protein 2, whose translation MDPITSLDDALEGEEREPHAGRILGLKLVVVLTFAVLVAQLWHLQIVQGNEYRERADNNRFRLMRIEAPRGVMYDRNGVLLVRNSPSYTIAIIPADLPKDPSLVYRHLGILLNMSPEQIRKMVELPPFGERSTDAFTSVPIKTNVSTEIAFAIEERHLELAGVHVEVQPIREYLDGPLTSHILGYVGRITKEQYEELKDDPERKYALNDLIGQTGLEYTYEAELRGRVGERQMEVDFSGRPVYIFNEKPPKAGYNLRLTIDLALQREINNILAQNIEQYGSAAAIAMDPRNGQILAMADLPTYDNNLFSRGISAEAYKDLLSQPGRPLVNHSISDAYPPGSVFKIVTASAALQDKVVSIWTRITCNGYILVPNRYAPNDPRLAAKFSCWGIHGPQDLISGLADSCDVYFYHLGGGPPNGEWDGLGVKRLGDYAKIFGLGDYTGIDLPGEVAGNIPTEGWKLKFWGEPWYKGDTYNMAIGQGFVTVTPLQMLNAAAAIANGGTLYKPQLVLEVTDADGRVIRSFHPQPIRQLPLREEYINAVKEGMRANMLVGTTPGGTKYAGTAYTANVPEIKMAGKTGTAEYGTPNAKGEMPTHGWFVAYAPLENPEIAVLVFVEHGKGTHDAAELVKKIMRYYFRLPEIKETKAAR comes from the coding sequence ATGGATCCGATAACCTCACTGGATGATGCCCTTGAAGGGGAGGAGCGTGAACCACACGCGGGGAGAATACTTGGGCTCAAATTGGTGGTTGTGCTCACCTTCGCCGTTCTGGTTGCGCAGCTTTGGCACTTGCAGATTGTGCAGGGGAATGAATATCGTGAGCGGGCGGATAATAATCGCTTTCGATTGATGCGGATCGAAGCGCCTCGAGGCGTCATGTATGATCGCAATGGTGTCCTCCTGGTGCGCAACAGCCCCAGCTATACCATCGCCATCATCCCGGCCGATCTGCCTAAAGATCCCTCTCTTGTCTACCGACATCTCGGTATACTCTTGAACATGTCCCCTGAACAGATTAGGAAGATGGTCGAGTTGCCACCATTTGGAGAGCGGAGTACGGATGCCTTTACTTCTGTACCGATAAAGACCAACGTGTCTACAGAGATTGCCTTCGCTATCGAAGAGAGGCACCTGGAATTGGCTGGTGTTCATGTCGAGGTTCAGCCTATCCGTGAGTATCTGGACGGGCCACTCACATCTCATATCCTTGGTTATGTCGGGAGGATCACGAAGGAGCAGTATGAAGAGCTAAAAGATGATCCGGAAAGGAAATACGCCTTGAATGACCTCATAGGGCAAACCGGTCTGGAGTATACCTATGAGGCAGAGCTGAGGGGCCGTGTGGGCGAGAGGCAGATGGAGGTAGACTTTAGTGGTCGTCCAGTGTACATCTTTAATGAGAAGCCACCGAAGGCTGGTTATAACCTGCGTCTGACCATAGACCTGGCTCTCCAGCGTGAGATCAATAACATCCTTGCCCAGAATATCGAGCAGTACGGGAGTGCAGCCGCCATCGCCATGGACCCTCGCAACGGGCAGATTCTGGCTATGGCCGATTTGCCTACCTATGATAATAACCTCTTCTCGAGGGGAATAAGCGCGGAGGCTTACAAGGACCTGCTTTCCCAGCCTGGTCGACCACTGGTAAATCACAGTATCAGTGATGCCTATCCTCCTGGTTCTGTGTTTAAGATCGTCACCGCCTCGGCAGCCCTCCAGGACAAGGTGGTATCTATATGGACCAGGATAACCTGTAATGGCTACATCTTGGTTCCCAATCGCTATGCCCCTAACGATCCGAGATTGGCGGCAAAGTTCTCCTGTTGGGGAATACATGGTCCACAGGACCTGATCAGCGGCTTGGCTGATTCCTGCGATGTATACTTCTATCACCTCGGCGGTGGTCCACCGAATGGGGAATGGGATGGGTTAGGGGTGAAGCGGTTGGGTGACTATGCTAAGATTTTCGGTCTCGGCGATTACACCGGCATTGATCTGCCTGGTGAGGTAGCGGGCAATATCCCTACCGAGGGATGGAAGCTAAAGTTCTGGGGGGAGCCATGGTATAAGGGGGACACCTACAATATGGCCATTGGTCAGGGATTTGTCACCGTAACACCTTTACAGATGCTTAACGCCGCGGCAGCCATCGCCAATGGCGGAACACTGTATAAACCGCAACTGGTTCTGGAAGTGACTGATGCAGATGGTCGGGTGATCCGCTCCTTCCATCCCCAGCCCATCAGACAACTACCGCTAAGGGAAGAGTACATCAACGCCGTCAAAGAGGGCATGCGCGCCAATATGCTGGTCGGTACTACACCGGGTGGTACGAAATATGCAGGTACTGCTTATACAGCCAATGTGCCTGAGATCAAAATGGCGGGCAAGACAGGAACGGCCGAATATGGTACACCCAATGCCAAAGGGGAGATGCCCACTCACGGCTGGTTTGTAGCCTACGCCCCCTTGGAAAATCCGGAGATCGCCGTGCTCGTCTTTGTTGAGCACGGTAAGGGGACGCATGATGCGGCGGAGTTGGTTAAGAAGATAATGCGGTATTACTTTCGTCTCCCAGAGATAAAGGAGACGAAGGCAGCTCGGTAA